The following are from one region of the Bactrocera oleae isolate idBacOlea1 chromosome 6, idBacOlea1, whole genome shotgun sequence genome:
- the Rab19 gene encoding ras-related protein Rab-43 isoform X3: MNSRNPQTLMALPNEENFDFLFKVVLIGDCGTGKTCIVDRFKTGNFIERHGNTIGVDFSMKTVNIEEKQVKLQIWDTAGQERFRTITQSYYRSANGVIIVYDITKRSSFSNLQKWIEEVRRYTASNVLLILIGNKSDLDEEREVDFEEAKQMCQYIPEILFVMETSAKQNTNVEDAFVCLATELKRRHDINTVEEDKEDAIRLGQSKPLSNCSSSCNLS; encoded by the exons ATGAATTCGCGAAATCCCCAGACGCTTATGGCACTGCcaaatgaagaaaattttgattttctatTTAAAGTGGTATTGATTGGAGATTGTGGAACTGGGAAAACTTGTATTGTTGATCGTTTTAAAACTGGAAATTTTATAGAAAGACATGGTAATACTATAGGTGTCGACTTTTCTATGAAAACGGTTAATATCGAAGAGAAACAAGTAAAA CTTCAAATATGGGATACTGCTGGACAAGAACGATTTCGTACAATCACGCAAAGCTACTATCGTTCTGCAAATGGTGTTATAATAG TTTATGACATAACAAAGAGGTCTTCTTTTTCAAATCTTCAAAAGTGGATTGAAGAGGTACGGCGTTACACAGCATCCAACGTGTTACTTATTTTAATTGGAAATAAGAGTGATCTTGACGAAGAGCGAGAAGTGGATTTTGAAGAAGCGAAGCAAATGTGCCAATATATACCCGAAATTCTTTTTGTAATGGAAACATCAGCGaaacaaaatacaaatgttGAAGATGCATTTGTTTGTTTGGCAACGGAATTAAAG cGACGTCATGATATCAACACGGTGGAAGAAGACAAAGAAGATGCCATACGACTGGGTCAAAGCAAACCGCTTAGTAATTGCAGTAGTTCCTGCAATTTATCATAA
- the mus312 gene encoding structure-specific endonuclease subunit SLX4 isoform X2, which translates to MIIKFKMKTRSGNSLLSKYFKTPKENEANQGNEPKVNEFVHMESASPTKGLINTEYDDLQSITQNETQKRYRKRTSLRNFVLTEGTNTRKCSKDDSEDNFEVPEKKTKTRTNLKRKIYSSRNKRILSRGQQNIKTLLMQNEALFSEITSQQCRLDNFSVDEIHLALALSKSQVETHGPSHFDFADQRIENKKINLENVQNILGQYGFRPCGLEAYNSLNTAFLPGSNRRGKNKWINKFTALTIRNSKLQAKKVQSKIDFLMNQEWNGKQLSLSKTHSESYSLFSYNLQKLNPSKAIIKAFENEDRLSREDFYVENLFDVNHVQAGYLLKNWHAVEGRELSPRRTNQGQNKSNEFEKFMNQSFINLEEHFKVKKDAFPLSLIKIRTDNEKCSCRTSITDNLKNYNNNENVVQNNMECIEQNHVLSEHDTPVINNISIVQDDQKYSSAHNNIKQDYLSLSQNSSESFATIPKGVRIQSPNIFASSEDELEGVDIPKMASCNEYEKLNAYKEIVSPLNNIRSTENLNTLSVISSILDLTQELPLEHVCMYNGSFKASMDNMKPNDFLENTDWGTFKENSFNRCENLIVPSVISSIIDLTQELPLEHVLTEGESFKVLKDNIKPNDFPENTDWNTIKENSFNRSENATNARNLDNLNKSATSSELVLSTEEVNNDREDSSEDCIVLSEDEINYSIWRADMNNFGPESPNSSLNEDDEDLVQDPCVVLSTSALADRSTELLEYGILDNISEPLTQPSEIMSSPTHQPELKGALSPTLLAPVGLDGLLNGNINFNKSKQKGTTLDVQSYTRPSELSEYPPDEYEISGRIYTIRIVTDPKPEFMQKSESEILKQLYEFGIKPLKRKQAVKLLEFIYNSTHPLILKQTPIQKNYRFPDKSDKGPSNQIISHANKLNLKDCFGSQIQLLKNELQLGLDCEDYVFQTNVTKKTSRPLLPLHIAWYNLVSSSISLNETILAYQPIDLQEIHVFFKEIGYRFEPKDIKAFLDKRCIIFRYDMTQPDRQVERHIRKHKKKY; encoded by the exons ATGATTATAAAGTTTAAAat GAAAACTAGATCGGGCAACTCATTGTTATCAAAGTATTTTaagacaccaaaagaaaatgaaGCTAATCAAGGAAATGAACCAAAAGTAAATGAGTTTGTGCATATGGAGAGTGCCTCTCCAACAAAAGGCTTGATTAATACTGAGTATGATGATTTACAATCAATAACTCAAAACGAAACACAGAAACGATACAGAAAGCGGACtagtttaagaaattttgttttgacgGAGGGAACAAACACACGTAAATGTTCCAAAGATGATAGCGAAGACAACTTTGAGGTTCCTGAAAAGAAAACTAAGACACGAACCAATTTGAAGCGTAAAATATATTCTTCCCGAAACAAACGAATTCTTTCTAGAGGCCAGCAGAACATTAAAACTTTGCTCATGCAAAACGAAGCTCTGTTCTCGGAGATTACGTCTCAACAATGCAGGCTTGATAACTTCAGTGTTGATGAAATACATCTCGCACTCGCATTGTCTAAATCACAAGTAGAAACCCATGGCCCGTCACATTTCGACTTTGCAGATCAgcgaattgaaaataaaaaaattaatttggaaaACGTTCAAAATATATTAGGCCAATATGGTTTTCGGCCATGTGGTTTAGAAG CCTATAACAGTTTGAACACAGCATTTTTGCCTGGTTCAAATCGGCGAGGTAAAAATAAATGGATCAACAAATTTACAGCCTTAACTATACGAAATTCTAAACTtcaagctaagaaagtacaatctAAAATAGACTTTTTAATGAACCAAGAATGGAATGGCAAACAATTGTCTTTGTCTAAAACTCATTCCGAATCATATTCGCTATTTAGTTATAATCTGCAGAAACTTAACCCGTCCAAAGCCATTATAAAAGCATTTGAGAATGAAGATAGATTAAGCCGTGAAGATTTTTATGTAGAAAATCTCTTTGACGTCAACCACGTACAAGCTGgctatttgttaaaaaattggcATGCTGTAGAGGGGCGTGAATTGTCTCCTCGAAGAACTAATCAAGGTCAAAACAAatcaaatgaatttgaaaaattcatGAATCAATCGTTTATTAATTTGGAAGAGCACTTCAAGGTGAAAAAAGATGCATTTCCTTTGAGTTTGATAAAAATTAGAACTGATAATGAAAAATGTAGTTGCCGTACAAGTATTACGGACAAccttaaaaattacaataataatgaaaatgttgttcaaAACAACATGGAGTGCATTGAACAAAATCATGTTTTATCTGAGCACGACACACCTGTAATAAATAACATCAGCATAGTACAAGATGATCAAAAATATAGTTCGGCACACAATAATATAAAGCAAGATTACTTAAGCCTCTCACAAAACTCTTCAGAAAGTTTTGCAACTATACCTAAGGGAGTTCGTATCCAATCGCCGAACATATTCGCGAGTTCAGAAGACGAGTTAGAAGGAGTTGATATTCCAAAAATGGCGTCTTGCaatgaatatgaaaaattaaatgcataCAAAGAGA tcGTATCACCTTTGAACAATATACGCTCTACAGAAAATCTGAACACCTTAAGTgttatttcaagtattttagATTTGACTCAAGAATTACCATTggagcatgtatgtatgtataatggaAGCTTTAAGGCCTCAATGGACAATATGAAACCAAATGATTTTCTAGAAAATACGGATTGGGGAACCTTTAAAGAAAACTCATTTAATCGATGTGAAAATCTGATCGTCCCCAGTGTTATTTCAAGTATTATAGATTTGACTCAAGAATTACCATTGGAGCATGTATTAACGGAAGGTGAAAGTTTTAAGGTCTTAAAGGACAATATAAAACCAAATGATTTTCCAGAAAATACGGATTGGAATACTATTAAAGAAAATTCTTTTAATCGAAGTGAAAATGCTAcaaatgcaagaaatttagataACTTAAACAAATCTGCTACAAGTTCTGAGCTCGTATTAAGTACCGAAGAAGTAAATAACGATAGAGAGGATAGTTCTGAAGATTGCATTGTTTTGTCAGAGGACGAAATCAATTACTCGATTTGGAGAGCAGATATGAACAATTTTGGTCCAGAGTCACCAAATAGTTCACTCAATGAGGACGATGAAGATCTGGTACAAGATCCTTGTGTAGTGCTTAGTACATCTGCACTAGCTGATCGTTCTACCGAACTTCTTGAATATGGAATTTTAGATAATATATCAGAACCATTAACACAACCATCTGAGATAATGAGTAGTCCCACACATCAACCCGAATTAAAGGGCGCTCTTTCGCCAACACTGCTTGCACCAGTCGGGTTAGATGGTTTATTAAATggtaatataaatttcaataaatcgaaacaaaaaggAACTACCTtagatgttcaatcttacacAAGACCTTCAGAACTTTCAGAATATCCTCCTGATGAATATGAAATATCAGGTAGGATATATACCATCCGTATAGTCACTGATCCTAAACCGGAGTTTATGCAAAAATCAGAAtctgaaatattaaaacaactttATGAATTCGGCATTAAACCTCTAAAACGGAAGCAGGCTGTCAAGTTGTTGgagtttatatataattcaacacATCCATTAATACTTAAACAAACTCCTATACAAAAAAACTATCGCTTCCCTGATAAATCTGATAAAGGTCCTTCGAATCAAATTATTTCACACgctaataaattaaatctaaaggATTGTTTTGGCTCTCAAATACAGCTTTTAAAGAATGAATTACAACTCGGTTTGGATTGTGAGGACTATGTATTTCAGACGAATGTTACTAAGAAG acATCACGGCCACTGTTACCTCTTCATATCGCCTGGTATAACCTCGTTTCCTCCAGTATCAGTTTGAATGAAACTATATTGGCGTATCAGCCCATTGACTTGCAAGAAATTCATGTATTTTTCAAGGAAATCGGATATCGATTCGAACCAAAG GACATAAAAGCTTTCCTTGACAAGCGCTGCATAATTTTCCGCTACGATATGACCCAACCAGATCGCCAGGTGGAACGCCATAttcgaaaacataaaaaaaaatactaa
- the Rab19 gene encoding ras-related protein Rab-43 isoform X2 yields the protein MNSRNPQTLMALPNEENFDFLFKVVLIGDCGTGKTCIVDRFKTGNFIERHGNTIGVDFSMKTVNIEEKQLQIWDTAGQERFRTITQSYYRSANGVIIVYDITKRSSFSNLQKWIEEVRRYTASNVLLILIGNKSDLDEEREVDFEEAKQMCQYIPEILFVMETSAKQNTNVEDAFVCLATELKINRTRYIVYTARHLSVEELIGPKEVNKKLRGHKALAVH from the exons ATGAATTCGCGAAATCCCCAGACGCTTATGGCACTGCcaaatgaagaaaattttgattttctatTTAAAGTGGTATTGATTGGAGATTGTGGAACTGGGAAAACTTGTATTGTTGATCGTTTTAAAACTGGAAATTTTATAGAAAGACATGGTAATACTATAGGTGTCGACTTTTCTATGAAAACGGTTAATATCGAAGAGAAACAA CTTCAAATATGGGATACTGCTGGACAAGAACGATTTCGTACAATCACGCAAAGCTACTATCGTTCTGCAAATGGTGTTATAATAG TTTATGACATAACAAAGAGGTCTTCTTTTTCAAATCTTCAAAAGTGGATTGAAGAGGTACGGCGTTACACAGCATCCAACGTGTTACTTATTTTAATTGGAAATAAGAGTGATCTTGACGAAGAGCGAGAAGTGGATTTTGAAGAAGCGAAGCAAATGTGCCAATATATACCCGAAATTCTTTTTGTAATGGAAACATCAGCGaaacaaaatacaaatgttGAAGATGCATTTGTTTGTTTGGCAACGGAATTAAAG ataAATCGAACCAGATATATCGTGTACACTGCAAGACATCTTTCTGTGGAGGAACTCATAGGACCAAAGGAAGTCAATAAAAAATTGCGGGGTCATAAAGCGCTAGCTGTACattaa
- the mus312 gene encoding structure-specific endonuclease subunit SLX4 isoform X1: MDRETRKANLKKLRLSGIKHDGANTSGSLRKTRSGNSLLSKYFKTPKENEANQGNEPKVNEFVHMESASPTKGLINTEYDDLQSITQNETQKRYRKRTSLRNFVLTEGTNTRKCSKDDSEDNFEVPEKKTKTRTNLKRKIYSSRNKRILSRGQQNIKTLLMQNEALFSEITSQQCRLDNFSVDEIHLALALSKSQVETHGPSHFDFADQRIENKKINLENVQNILGQYGFRPCGLEAYNSLNTAFLPGSNRRGKNKWINKFTALTIRNSKLQAKKVQSKIDFLMNQEWNGKQLSLSKTHSESYSLFSYNLQKLNPSKAIIKAFENEDRLSREDFYVENLFDVNHVQAGYLLKNWHAVEGRELSPRRTNQGQNKSNEFEKFMNQSFINLEEHFKVKKDAFPLSLIKIRTDNEKCSCRTSITDNLKNYNNNENVVQNNMECIEQNHVLSEHDTPVINNISIVQDDQKYSSAHNNIKQDYLSLSQNSSESFATIPKGVRIQSPNIFASSEDELEGVDIPKMASCNEYEKLNAYKEIVSPLNNIRSTENLNTLSVISSILDLTQELPLEHVCMYNGSFKASMDNMKPNDFLENTDWGTFKENSFNRCENLIVPSVISSIIDLTQELPLEHVLTEGESFKVLKDNIKPNDFPENTDWNTIKENSFNRSENATNARNLDNLNKSATSSELVLSTEEVNNDREDSSEDCIVLSEDEINYSIWRADMNNFGPESPNSSLNEDDEDLVQDPCVVLSTSALADRSTELLEYGILDNISEPLTQPSEIMSSPTHQPELKGALSPTLLAPVGLDGLLNGNINFNKSKQKGTTLDVQSYTRPSELSEYPPDEYEISGRIYTIRIVTDPKPEFMQKSESEILKQLYEFGIKPLKRKQAVKLLEFIYNSTHPLILKQTPIQKNYRFPDKSDKGPSNQIISHANKLNLKDCFGSQIQLLKNELQLGLDCEDYVFQTNVTKKTSRPLLPLHIAWYNLVSSSISLNETILAYQPIDLQEIHVFFKEIGYRFEPKDIKAFLDKRCIIFRYDMTQPDRQVERHIRKHKKKY; the protein is encoded by the exons ATGGATCGGGAAACTCGGAAAGCTAATTTAAAGAAACTTCGGTTGTCCGGAATTAAACACGATGGAGCGAATACAAGCGGTAGTTTACG GAAAACTAGATCGGGCAACTCATTGTTATCAAAGTATTTTaagacaccaaaagaaaatgaaGCTAATCAAGGAAATGAACCAAAAGTAAATGAGTTTGTGCATATGGAGAGTGCCTCTCCAACAAAAGGCTTGATTAATACTGAGTATGATGATTTACAATCAATAACTCAAAACGAAACACAGAAACGATACAGAAAGCGGACtagtttaagaaattttgttttgacgGAGGGAACAAACACACGTAAATGTTCCAAAGATGATAGCGAAGACAACTTTGAGGTTCCTGAAAAGAAAACTAAGACACGAACCAATTTGAAGCGTAAAATATATTCTTCCCGAAACAAACGAATTCTTTCTAGAGGCCAGCAGAACATTAAAACTTTGCTCATGCAAAACGAAGCTCTGTTCTCGGAGATTACGTCTCAACAATGCAGGCTTGATAACTTCAGTGTTGATGAAATACATCTCGCACTCGCATTGTCTAAATCACAAGTAGAAACCCATGGCCCGTCACATTTCGACTTTGCAGATCAgcgaattgaaaataaaaaaattaatttggaaaACGTTCAAAATATATTAGGCCAATATGGTTTTCGGCCATGTGGTTTAGAAG CCTATAACAGTTTGAACACAGCATTTTTGCCTGGTTCAAATCGGCGAGGTAAAAATAAATGGATCAACAAATTTACAGCCTTAACTATACGAAATTCTAAACTtcaagctaagaaagtacaatctAAAATAGACTTTTTAATGAACCAAGAATGGAATGGCAAACAATTGTCTTTGTCTAAAACTCATTCCGAATCATATTCGCTATTTAGTTATAATCTGCAGAAACTTAACCCGTCCAAAGCCATTATAAAAGCATTTGAGAATGAAGATAGATTAAGCCGTGAAGATTTTTATGTAGAAAATCTCTTTGACGTCAACCACGTACAAGCTGgctatttgttaaaaaattggcATGCTGTAGAGGGGCGTGAATTGTCTCCTCGAAGAACTAATCAAGGTCAAAACAAatcaaatgaatttgaaaaattcatGAATCAATCGTTTATTAATTTGGAAGAGCACTTCAAGGTGAAAAAAGATGCATTTCCTTTGAGTTTGATAAAAATTAGAACTGATAATGAAAAATGTAGTTGCCGTACAAGTATTACGGACAAccttaaaaattacaataataatgaaaatgttgttcaaAACAACATGGAGTGCATTGAACAAAATCATGTTTTATCTGAGCACGACACACCTGTAATAAATAACATCAGCATAGTACAAGATGATCAAAAATATAGTTCGGCACACAATAATATAAAGCAAGATTACTTAAGCCTCTCACAAAACTCTTCAGAAAGTTTTGCAACTATACCTAAGGGAGTTCGTATCCAATCGCCGAACATATTCGCGAGTTCAGAAGACGAGTTAGAAGGAGTTGATATTCCAAAAATGGCGTCTTGCaatgaatatgaaaaattaaatgcataCAAAGAGA tcGTATCACCTTTGAACAATATACGCTCTACAGAAAATCTGAACACCTTAAGTgttatttcaagtattttagATTTGACTCAAGAATTACCATTggagcatgtatgtatgtataatggaAGCTTTAAGGCCTCAATGGACAATATGAAACCAAATGATTTTCTAGAAAATACGGATTGGGGAACCTTTAAAGAAAACTCATTTAATCGATGTGAAAATCTGATCGTCCCCAGTGTTATTTCAAGTATTATAGATTTGACTCAAGAATTACCATTGGAGCATGTATTAACGGAAGGTGAAAGTTTTAAGGTCTTAAAGGACAATATAAAACCAAATGATTTTCCAGAAAATACGGATTGGAATACTATTAAAGAAAATTCTTTTAATCGAAGTGAAAATGCTAcaaatgcaagaaatttagataACTTAAACAAATCTGCTACAAGTTCTGAGCTCGTATTAAGTACCGAAGAAGTAAATAACGATAGAGAGGATAGTTCTGAAGATTGCATTGTTTTGTCAGAGGACGAAATCAATTACTCGATTTGGAGAGCAGATATGAACAATTTTGGTCCAGAGTCACCAAATAGTTCACTCAATGAGGACGATGAAGATCTGGTACAAGATCCTTGTGTAGTGCTTAGTACATCTGCACTAGCTGATCGTTCTACCGAACTTCTTGAATATGGAATTTTAGATAATATATCAGAACCATTAACACAACCATCTGAGATAATGAGTAGTCCCACACATCAACCCGAATTAAAGGGCGCTCTTTCGCCAACACTGCTTGCACCAGTCGGGTTAGATGGTTTATTAAATggtaatataaatttcaataaatcgaaacaaaaaggAACTACCTtagatgttcaatcttacacAAGACCTTCAGAACTTTCAGAATATCCTCCTGATGAATATGAAATATCAGGTAGGATATATACCATCCGTATAGTCACTGATCCTAAACCGGAGTTTATGCAAAAATCAGAAtctgaaatattaaaacaactttATGAATTCGGCATTAAACCTCTAAAACGGAAGCAGGCTGTCAAGTTGTTGgagtttatatataattcaacacATCCATTAATACTTAAACAAACTCCTATACAAAAAAACTATCGCTTCCCTGATAAATCTGATAAAGGTCCTTCGAATCAAATTATTTCACACgctaataaattaaatctaaaggATTGTTTTGGCTCTCAAATACAGCTTTTAAAGAATGAATTACAACTCGGTTTGGATTGTGAGGACTATGTATTTCAGACGAATGTTACTAAGAAG acATCACGGCCACTGTTACCTCTTCATATCGCCTGGTATAACCTCGTTTCCTCCAGTATCAGTTTGAATGAAACTATATTGGCGTATCAGCCCATTGACTTGCAAGAAATTCATGTATTTTTCAAGGAAATCGGATATCGATTCGAACCAAAG GACATAAAAGCTTTCCTTGACAAGCGCTGCATAATTTTCCGCTACGATATGACCCAACCAGATCGCCAGGTGGAACGCCATAttcgaaaacataaaaaaaaatactaa
- the Rab19 gene encoding ras-related protein Rab-43 isoform X1: MNSRNPQTLMALPNEENFDFLFKVVLIGDCGTGKTCIVDRFKTGNFIERHGNTIGVDFSMKTVNIEEKQVKLQIWDTAGQERFRTITQSYYRSANGVIIVYDITKRSSFSNLQKWIEEVRRYTASNVLLILIGNKSDLDEEREVDFEEAKQMCQYIPEILFVMETSAKQNTNVEDAFVCLATELKINRTRYIVYTARHLSVEELIGPKEVNKKLRGHKALAVH, from the exons ATGAATTCGCGAAATCCCCAGACGCTTATGGCACTGCcaaatgaagaaaattttgattttctatTTAAAGTGGTATTGATTGGAGATTGTGGAACTGGGAAAACTTGTATTGTTGATCGTTTTAAAACTGGAAATTTTATAGAAAGACATGGTAATACTATAGGTGTCGACTTTTCTATGAAAACGGTTAATATCGAAGAGAAACAAGTAAAA CTTCAAATATGGGATACTGCTGGACAAGAACGATTTCGTACAATCACGCAAAGCTACTATCGTTCTGCAAATGGTGTTATAATAG TTTATGACATAACAAAGAGGTCTTCTTTTTCAAATCTTCAAAAGTGGATTGAAGAGGTACGGCGTTACACAGCATCCAACGTGTTACTTATTTTAATTGGAAATAAGAGTGATCTTGACGAAGAGCGAGAAGTGGATTTTGAAGAAGCGAAGCAAATGTGCCAATATATACCCGAAATTCTTTTTGTAATGGAAACATCAGCGaaacaaaatacaaatgttGAAGATGCATTTGTTTGTTTGGCAACGGAATTAAAG ataAATCGAACCAGATATATCGTGTACACTGCAAGACATCTTTCTGTGGAGGAACTCATAGGACCAAAGGAAGTCAATAAAAAATTGCGGGGTCATAAAGCGCTAGCTGTACattaa